The following are encoded in a window of Candidatus Methylomirabilota bacterium genomic DNA:
- a CDS encoding MFS transporter, protein MSRRARAVLATACGAHFIHDGFSDILYILLPVWATEFGLSFAQVGLLKTLYTGGMASFQLPAGLLAERRGEARLLAAGTAVTALGFLAAGLTGGFLALILCLAVAGLGSGCQHPLSSSLVSKAYETGPRRTALGTYNFSGDLGKVAVPAGVALTLPWIGWRHAVEIYAVVGLFAAATILVLLARLQAGRAEPVTRAATTASRRGGWGIRDPRAYTALSTIHVIDNSTRTGFLTFLPFLLIAKGASVQSVGLALMLVFMGGAIGKFACGALADRVGVIRTVVITEAATGAGILVLLSLPLGACLVALPPLGIALNGTSSVLYGTVADLVSTDRRARSYAIFYTLGIGASALSPFAYGLLSDWGGVRLTLTVVGLVVFLTLPFTLPLRQPASVAAPHSV, encoded by the coding sequence ATGAGCCGTCGCGCCCGCGCCGTCCTCGCCACCGCCTGCGGGGCGCACTTCATCCACGACGGCTTCTCCGACATCCTCTACATCCTGCTACCGGTGTGGGCCACCGAGTTCGGGCTGAGCTTCGCCCAGGTCGGACTGCTCAAGACGCTCTATACCGGCGGCATGGCGAGCTTCCAGCTGCCCGCCGGCCTGCTCGCCGAGCGCCGCGGCGAGGCGCGTCTGCTCGCCGCCGGGACGGCGGTGACCGCGCTGGGATTCCTGGCCGCGGGGCTGACCGGCGGATTCCTCGCCCTGATCCTCTGCCTCGCGGTGGCCGGGCTGGGCTCGGGCTGCCAGCACCCGCTCTCCTCGTCGCTGGTGTCGAAGGCCTACGAGACCGGGCCGCGTCGCACCGCGCTCGGCACCTACAACTTCTCCGGCGACCTCGGCAAGGTGGCGGTGCCCGCCGGGGTGGCGCTGACGCTGCCCTGGATCGGCTGGCGCCACGCGGTAGAGATCTACGCGGTCGTCGGCCTCTTCGCGGCCGCGACGATTCTCGTGCTGCTCGCGCGCCTGCAGGCCGGGCGCGCCGAGCCAGTGACGCGGGCGGCGACGACGGCGAGCCGCCGCGGCGGCTGGGGCATTCGCGATCCGCGCGCCTACACCGCGCTGTCGACCATCCACGTGATCGACAACTCCACGCGGACCGGCTTCCTCACCTTCCTGCCCTTCCTGCTGATCGCGAAGGGGGCGAGCGTGCAGTCGGTGGGCCTCGCCCTCATGCTCGTCTTCATGGGCGGGGCCATCGGCAAGTTCGCGTGCGGCGCGCTCGCCGACCGCGTCGGGGTGATCCGCACCGTGGTGATCACGGAAGCGGCCACCGGGGCCGGTATCCTCGTGCTGCTGAGCCTGCCGCTCGGGGCCTGCCTCGTCGCGCTCCCCCCGCTCGGGATCGCGCTGAACGGCACCTCGTCGGTGCTCTACGGCACCGTCGCCGACCTGGTCTCGACCGACCGGCGCGCCCGCAGCTACGCGATCTTCTACACGCTCGGGATCGGCGCCTCCGCGCTGTCGCCGTTCGCCTACGGGCTGCTCAGCGACTGGGGCGGCGTGCGGCTCACGCTGACCGTCGTCGGCCTCGTCGTGTTCCTCACGCTGCCCTTCACGTTGCCGCTTCGCCAGCCCGCTTCCGTCGCCGCCCCGCACTCCGTGTAG
- a CDS encoding MATE family efflux transporter has translation MSATAASVAVPASAALSPRTRLLLEGPVARTLLRLAAPNVLVMVLQAMVSTLDGVFVGWLGTDALAGVSLVFPLVMLMQTMSAGGMGGGVASAVARAIGGGRRADADALVVHAIVIALAMAVAFTLLLELGGPALYHAMGGRGAGLDSAVLYSRVLFGGALAYWLFNTLGSAIRGSGNMALPASVMVAGSAIYLALSPALILGWGPLPRLGIAGAAAASVVSFALGSGALLVFLGSGRSLVRPALHGRGLRLSLFREILRVGAPGSLNTILTNLTVVLLTSLVGPFGDKALAGYGMGARLEYLQIPIVFGLGSGLVTMVGTSMGAGDRARALRVAWVGTALAAAVTGAIGAVAALCPWVWLGLFTADPEVLAAGSRYLQIVGPCYGFFGAGLSLYFASQGAGRLLWPLLAGFTRLAVAAAGGWLVTTWLGAGLSGLFAAMALALVIFGGINVAAVSLGRWRAAGRTTW, from the coding sequence ATGAGCGCGACCGCGGCCTCGGTGGCCGTCCCGGCATCCGCCGCGCTCTCGCCGCGCACGCGGCTGCTGCTGGAGGGCCCGGTCGCGCGGACGCTGCTCCGGCTGGCCGCCCCGAACGTGCTGGTCATGGTGCTGCAGGCGATGGTGAGCACGCTCGACGGCGTCTTCGTGGGCTGGCTCGGGACGGACGCCCTCGCGGGCGTGTCGCTGGTCTTCCCGCTCGTCATGCTGATGCAGACCATGTCCGCCGGCGGCATGGGCGGCGGCGTCGCCTCCGCGGTGGCCCGCGCGATCGGCGGCGGCCGACGCGCGGATGCCGACGCGCTGGTGGTCCACGCGATCGTGATCGCGCTGGCCATGGCCGTCGCCTTCACCCTGCTCCTCGAGCTCGGCGGTCCCGCGCTCTACCACGCGATGGGCGGGCGCGGCGCGGGGCTCGACTCCGCGGTCCTCTACTCGCGCGTGCTGTTCGGCGGCGCGCTGGCCTACTGGCTCTTCAACACGCTCGGGAGCGCGATCCGGGGCAGCGGGAACATGGCGCTGCCCGCGTCGGTGATGGTCGCCGGCAGCGCGATCTACCTCGCGCTCTCTCCGGCCCTCATCCTCGGCTGGGGTCCCCTGCCCCGCCTCGGGATCGCGGGGGCCGCCGCCGCGAGTGTCGTCTCGTTCGCGCTCGGGAGCGGCGCGCTGCTCGTGTTCCTCGGCTCGGGGCGATCCCTCGTCCGGCCCGCGCTGCACGGCCGAGGGCTCCGGCTTTCGCTGTTCCGCGAGATCCTGCGGGTGGGCGCGCCCGGCTCGCTCAACACCATCCTCACCAATCTCACGGTGGTGCTGCTGACCTCGCTCGTCGGACCGTTCGGAGACAAGGCATTGGCCGGCTACGGCATGGGAGCGCGGCTCGAGTACCTGCAGATTCCGATCGTGTTCGGGCTGGGCTCGGGCCTCGTGACCATGGTCGGGACCAGCATGGGCGCGGGCGACCGGGCGCGCGCGCTGCGGGTCGCGTGGGTGGGAACGGCGTTGGCGGCCGCGGTCACCGGGGCCATCGGGGCGGTCGCCGCGTTGTGTCCGTGGGTGTGGCTCGGCCTCTTCACGGCCGATCCCGAGGTGCTGGCGGCGGGCAGCCGGTATCTGCAGATCGTCGGACCGTGCTACGGGTTCTTCGGCGCCGGGCTCTCGCTCTACTTCGCCTCGCAGGGCGCGGGCCGGCTGCTGTGGCCGCTCCTGGCCGGCTTCACGCGGCTCGCGGTCGCGGCCGCCGGCGGCTGGCTCGTCACCACCTGGCTCGGCGCGGGCCTCTCGGGACTCTTCGCGGCGATGGCGCTCGCGCTCGTGATCTTCGGCGGCATCAACGTGGCCGCGGTGAGCCTCGGACGCTGGCGCGCGGCCGGTCGGACGACGTGGTGA
- a CDS encoding PaaI family thioesterase, which translates to MSKAIDTIRKIQTGELPPPPVATLIGFTLTEVEPGRAVIEFQADRRHANPMGTLHGGVLCDIADAAMGIAYAATLDEDETFTTLELKINFLKPVRTGPLVATGHVVKGGRSIGLVECDVVDDKERLVARASSTCMTLRGEQAAGR; encoded by the coding sequence ATGTCCAAGGCGATCGACACCATCCGGAAGATCCAAACCGGCGAGCTGCCCCCGCCGCCGGTGGCCACCCTGATCGGATTCACCCTCACCGAGGTCGAGCCCGGACGCGCGGTGATCGAGTTCCAGGCGGACCGGCGCCACGCCAATCCGATGGGCACCCTGCACGGCGGCGTGCTGTGCGACATCGCGGACGCCGCGATGGGCATCGCCTACGCGGCCACCCTGGACGAGGACGAGACCTTCACCACGCTCGAGCTCAAGATCAACTTCCTCAAGCCGGTGAGGACCGGGCCGCTGGTGGCCACCGGCCACGTGGTGAAGGGCGGGCGCTCGATCGGCCTGGTCGAGTGCGACGTGGTCGACGACAAGGAGCGCCTCGTCGCGCGCGCCTCCAGCACCTGCATGACGCTCCGGGGCGAGCAGGCGGCGGGCCGCTGA
- a CDS encoding helix-turn-helix domain-containing protein translates to MPKRYNQSCPVAKTLEVVGDRWTLLVVRDLLGGTRRFQDLLGTLPGIAPNILSARLKLMEEHGLIRRQLYSDHPPRAEYALTDRGRELGMVVGALAAWGGRHVHRETQLVHAGCGHPVSVGYYCEDCGEGVRGADVTVTRARSRPGTRSPRG, encoded by the coding sequence ATGCCGAAGCGCTACAACCAGTCGTGCCCGGTGGCCAAGACCCTCGAGGTCGTGGGCGACCGCTGGACCCTGCTCGTGGTGCGGGACCTGCTGGGCGGGACGCGGCGGTTCCAGGATCTGCTGGGCACGCTGCCGGGCATCGCCCCCAACATCCTGTCCGCGCGGCTCAAGCTCATGGAGGAGCACGGCCTGATCCGGCGGCAGCTCTACTCGGATCACCCGCCCCGCGCCGAGTACGCCCTCACCGACCGGGGGCGGGAGCTGGGCATGGTGGTCGGAGCGCTCGCGGCCTGGGGGGGTCGGCACGTGCACCGGGAGACCCAGCTGGTGCACGCCGGGTGCGGGCACCCGGTCTCGGTCGGCTACTACTGTGAGGACTGCGGGGAAGGGGTGCGGGGCGCCGACGTGACCGTCACGCGGGCCCGATCTCGTCCAGGAACTCGATCACCGCGCGGTTGA
- a CDS encoding alpha/beta fold hydrolase, with amino-acid sequence MAHFTTSDGVRIYYESHGDGDPVLLAYGIGGNAGMWRPNIHALSARNRLILWEPRGHARSESPADPAKVTFGHWVLDLHDLLNHLQLDRAVVGGLSLGAGIATRLTLAHPQRVRALLVVDSSSAVGLPLSVDNLVMRARSIKVTLEGGMDAMAEFAIASNPNVSGRIKLDPGARQEIFEYYRMLTPIGYANALRALLQMDYITDRLPEIAVPTLLVCGDEDPSLQPMRVMEKKVKQARFVLLSAAGHFGNRDQPEAFNRAVIEFLDEIGPA; translated from the coding sequence GTGGCGCACTTCACCACTTCCGACGGCGTCCGCATCTACTACGAATCCCACGGCGACGGCGATCCGGTGCTCCTGGCCTACGGCATCGGCGGCAACGCGGGCATGTGGCGGCCGAACATCCATGCCCTCTCGGCGCGGAACCGGCTGATCCTCTGGGAGCCGCGCGGTCACGCCCGCTCCGAGAGCCCCGCCGATCCGGCCAAGGTCACCTTCGGCCACTGGGTGCTCGATCTCCACGACCTGCTGAATCACCTGCAGCTGGACCGCGCGGTGGTGGGCGGGCTCTCGCTGGGCGCGGGCATCGCCACTCGCCTCACCCTCGCGCACCCGCAGCGCGTCCGGGCCCTCCTCGTGGTCGACTCGTCCTCCGCGGTCGGCCTGCCGCTCTCCGTCGACAACCTGGTGATGCGCGCCCGCTCGATCAAGGTCACCCTCGAGGGCGGCATGGACGCGATGGCCGAGTTCGCGATCGCCTCGAACCCCAACGTGTCGGGGCGGATCAAGCTCGATCCGGGCGCGCGCCAGGAGATCTTCGAGTACTACCGGATGCTGACCCCGATCGGCTACGCCAACGCGCTCCGCGCGCTCCTGCAGATGGACTACATCACGGACCGGCTGCCCGAGATCGCGGTGCCGACGCTGCTGGTGTGCGGCGACGAGGACCCGTCGCTCCAGCCGATGCGGGTGATGGAGAAGAAGGTGAAGCAGGCGCGCTTCGTGCTGCTCTCGGCGGCCGGCCACTTCGGCAACCGCGACCAGCCCGAGGCCTTCAACCGCGCGGTGATCGAGTTCCTGGACGAGATCGGGCCCGCGTGA
- a CDS encoding indolepyruvate ferredoxin oxidoreductase subunit alpha produces the protein MERSFAAEVKQLTLGEGQILRGEGILAITKALLQSGVSYVGGYPGAPVSHLLDVLADANESLLKPMGVYLDASANEAAAAALLGASINYPMRGAVTWKSIVGTNVAADALSNLSSAGVIGGALIVVGEDYGAGASVIQERTHAFALKSSLLLIDPRPTLPSLARMVEEAFGMSEASNLPAVISLRIRAAHMRGSMVCRDNVTPAIGMNARLERHSFDYGRLSHPPSTYAQEAQKFERRLPAARRYVVERGLNETIPGEDKTVGIILQGGLTPTALRALELLGMADPFGQSRVPMLVLNVIHPLVPDQLLSFLEGKARVLVLEEGMPSFIEQELKALAHDHGLTTRIHGKDVVAAQGEYVPEVVLAALARFLGEDAERRRRVLTEHVGRGRAALRTPLPKRPPAFCTGCPERPVFSALKIAQRELGETHVAADIGCHAFATLPPFNQGNTILGYGMSVASASAVAPNFDRRVISILGDGGFWHSGLTAGVANAVYNKQDSIVVVLENFYTSATGQQANPSSGKNPRGDRVTMSIADTIRSLGVSWIKTVNPYRVADTLKVIREAMTTAAGGLKVIIARAECQLERQRRVKPQTAKRLRAGERVETPRFGVDPDVCTGDKSCMRFNGCPSLTLKENPDPLRDDPVAHVDQSCVGCGLCGEVAHAAVLCPSFYEARVVHNPGAVARGLARTRRRVIGWLQPA, from the coding sequence ATGGAACGGTCCTTCGCCGCGGAAGTCAAGCAGCTGACGCTCGGGGAGGGCCAGATCCTCCGGGGTGAGGGCATCCTGGCCATCACCAAGGCCCTGCTCCAGTCCGGCGTGTCCTACGTCGGCGGCTACCCGGGCGCGCCGGTCTCGCATCTGCTGGACGTCCTGGCCGACGCCAACGAGTCGCTGCTGAAGCCGATGGGGGTCTATCTCGACGCCTCGGCCAACGAGGCGGCGGCCGCCGCCCTCCTGGGCGCCTCCATCAACTACCCGATGCGCGGGGCGGTGACGTGGAAGTCCATCGTGGGCACCAACGTGGCCGCGGACGCGCTGTCGAACCTGTCCTCGGCCGGCGTCATCGGCGGTGCCCTCATCGTGGTCGGCGAGGACTACGGCGCGGGGGCCAGCGTCATCCAGGAGCGCACGCACGCCTTCGCGCTGAAGTCGTCGCTGCTCCTCATCGACCCGCGCCCGACGCTGCCCTCGCTGGCCCGCATGGTCGAGGAGGCCTTCGGCATGTCGGAGGCCTCCAATCTGCCCGCGGTGATCAGTCTCCGGATACGGGCCGCGCACATGCGGGGGAGCATGGTGTGCCGCGACAACGTGACGCCCGCGATCGGGATGAACGCGCGCCTGGAGCGCCACTCCTTCGACTACGGTCGCCTGAGCCATCCGCCGTCCACCTACGCACAGGAGGCGCAGAAGTTCGAGCGGCGGCTGCCCGCGGCCCGCCGCTACGTCGTCGAGCGCGGGCTGAACGAGACGATCCCCGGCGAGGACAAGACCGTCGGCATCATCCTCCAGGGCGGGCTGACCCCCACCGCGCTGCGCGCGCTCGAGCTGCTCGGCATGGCCGACCCGTTCGGCCAGAGTCGTGTGCCGATGCTCGTGCTCAACGTGATCCACCCGCTGGTGCCCGACCAGCTCCTGAGCTTCCTCGAGGGCAAGGCGCGCGTGCTCGTGCTCGAGGAAGGCATGCCGAGCTTCATCGAGCAGGAGCTGAAGGCGCTGGCCCACGATCACGGGCTCACCACGCGCATCCACGGCAAGGACGTGGTGGCCGCGCAGGGCGAGTACGTGCCGGAGGTGGTGCTGGCCGCGCTCGCCCGCTTCCTCGGCGAGGACGCGGAGCGGCGGCGCCGGGTCCTCACCGAGCACGTGGGCCGCGGGCGGGCCGCGCTGCGGACGCCGCTGCCCAAGCGCCCGCCCGCCTTCTGCACCGGCTGCCCGGAGCGACCGGTGTTCAGCGCGCTCAAGATCGCGCAGCGCGAGCTGGGGGAGACCCACGTGGCCGCCGACATCGGCTGCCACGCCTTCGCCACGCTGCCTCCGTTCAACCAGGGCAACACCATCCTGGGCTACGGCATGAGCGTGGCCTCGGCGAGCGCGGTCGCGCCGAACTTCGACCGGCGGGTGATCTCGATCCTGGGCGACGGCGGCTTCTGGCACTCGGGGCTGACCGCCGGAGTGGCCAACGCGGTCTACAACAAGCAGGACTCCATCGTGGTGGTGCTGGAGAACTTCTACACCTCCGCGACCGGCCAGCAGGCCAATCCCTCCTCGGGGAAGAACCCGCGCGGGGATCGCGTGACGATGTCGATCGCCGACACCATCCGGAGCCTCGGCGTCTCCTGGATCAAGACGGTGAACCCCTACCGGGTGGCCGACACCTTGAAGGTGATCCGCGAGGCGATGACCACCGCCGCGGGCGGGCTCAAGGTCATCATCGCGCGCGCGGAGTGCCAGCTCGAGCGCCAGCGTCGCGTGAAGCCTCAGACCGCGAAGCGGCTCCGAGCCGGCGAGCGGGTGGAGACGCCGCGCTTCGGGGTGGACCCCGACGTGTGCACCGGCGACAAGTCGTGCATGCGCTTCAACGGCTGCCCGTCGCTCACCTTGAAGGAGAACCCGGACCCGCTGCGCGACGACCCGGTGGCCCACGTGGACCAGAGCTGCGTGGGCTGCGGGCTCTGCGGCGAGGTCGCCCACGCGGCGGTGCTGTGCCCGTCCTTCTACGAGGCCCGGGTCGTGCACAACCCGGGCGCGGTGGCCCGCGGGCTGGCCCGCACCCGGCGCCGCGTCATCGGCTGGCTCCAGCCCGCGTGA